In the genome of Pseudoliparis swirei isolate HS2019 ecotype Mariana Trench chromosome 3, NWPU_hadal_v1, whole genome shotgun sequence, one region contains:
- the LOC130211063 gene encoding gastrula zinc finger protein XlCGF57.1-like — MDAVFNPEVRLQRADVRQMTVIKEEVLPERQDWSSSLNQEDPEPPHIKEEQEDPEPKHIKEEQEDPEPKHIKEEQEELRISQEGEQLQELEEAGIKFSFTPVKSRDDEEEAQFSNSTKTDYRGADHLKTEADGEEVGSRSDPDSPLQSTSDDTSQSSECETDNSDDWQETLQPTSDDTSQSSECEMDDTDNWKENQETQSHLNPLQNNEVPVSDINRKTGKTSVSAAERAGSFGHKRLPKGHSGAETGVKPFRCSVCGKTFRLASLLKGHLTVHTGEKPFSCSVCGKTFRQLQNLKRHSTVHTGEKGFSCSVCGKTFRQAQALKGHSTVHTGEKGFSCSVCGKTFRLAQVLKRHSTVHTAEKRFSCSVCGKTFGLASRLKGHLTVHTGERGFSCSVCGKTFRIAQALKRHSVVHTAEKLHSCSVCGKTFK, encoded by the exons ATGGACGCTGTTttcaacccggaagtccggttacaacgagcag acgtTCGGCAGATGACGGTGATTAAAGAAGAAGTTCTCCCTGAGCGacaggactggagctccagtctcaaccaggaagacccagagccaccacacattaaagaagaacaGGAAGACCCAGAACCcaaacacattaaagaggaacaggaggacccagaacccaaacacattaaagaggaacaggaggaactcagGATCAGCCAGgaaggagagcagcttcaagagctggaggaggctggtatcaagttctcattcactcctgtgaagagtcgagatgatgaagaggaagctcagttcTCAAATTCCACAAAGACTGACTATAGAGGGGCAGACcatttgaaaacagaagcagatGGAGAGGAAGTCGGATCCAGATCAGATCCGGATAGTCCTTTACAATCAACTTCTGATGACACTTcacaatcctctgaatgtgagactgataacagtgacgATTGGCAGGAGACTTTACAACCAACTTCTGATGACACTTcacaatcctctgaatgtgagaTGGATGATACTGACAATTGGAAGGAGAATCAGGAAACTCAGTCACATTTAAACCCTTTGCAAAATAATGAAGTACCTGTAAGTGACATCAACCGTAAAACTGGAAAAACATCAGTCAGCGCCGCTGAACGTGCTGGAAGCTTTGGCCACAAGAGACTGCCGAAGGGACATTCTGGAGCTGAAACAGGAGTGAAACCATTCAggtgttcagtttgtggtaaaacattcagactagcgaGCCTTCTAAAAGGACACTTAACTGTCCACACAGGGGAGAAAccgttcagttgttcagtttgtggtaaaacatttagGCAACTGCAAAATCTGAAaagacactcaactgtccacacaggggagaaagggttcagttgttcagtttgtggtaaaacattcagacaagcgcaAGCTCTCAAAGGACACTCTACTGTCCACACAGGGGAGAAAgggttcagttgttcagtttgtggtaaaacattcagactagcgcaAGTTCTGAAaagacactcaactgtccacacagcGGAGAAACGGTTCAGTTGTTCAGTCTGTGGTAAAACATTCGGACTTGCGAGCCGTCTAAAAGGACACTTAACCGTCCACACAGGGGAGAGAgggttcagttgttcagtttgtggtaaaacattcagaataGCGCAAGCTCTGAAAAGACACTCAGTTGTCCACACAGCGGAGAAACTAcacagttgttcagtttgtggtaaaacattcaaatGA